ATGTCTTCCGAAAACAATAGATAATGCTGAGTTCATAAACTAGACAAAAAACCCAGAGTTTGGATTACAAACTGTTAACATCTGGGAATCCCAGTAACAATCAGATGACTGGGGTGAGTAAGGGCTTATTAAGAGCATGTGCCTCTAAATTCTTCAGAACCAGATCAGCCATTGCCTTGCATGTTTCTTCTGTATCACTTCCTACATGAGGGACCAAAACAACATTATCTAAACTGAAAAGTTGCTCTGGAGCAAAGGGCTCATGCTCAAACACATCAAGGCCTGCTGCTCCAAGGCGTTTCTCAACAAGAGCAGACACAAGCTCAGGTTCATCCACATGTGCTCCACGCCCAATGTTTATGAGCACACCATCTGATCCTAGCGCATCCATGACCTTACGATTGACAATATGATGCGTCTCGGCATTAAGCGAACATGCTACAACAAGCACGTCACAATTGGCTGCCAGGTCAACAACATTCGTAAAGAACTTGTAGTTTGGAAATGACTTCTCTGATCTTGAGTGGTAACTGATTGAGCAACCAAATGCTTCAGCTCTTTTTGCTATGGCTAAGCCTATCCTGCCAAGCCCAAGAATGGCAACTCTTTTACCACTGAACTGCAGAGAAGTAACGAGAGTCGGTTATCTTTTGCTCTTTGGGGAAACCAAATCTACTATTAGGATCACATGCACCCCCAACCTTTATATCTACCACAAAACAGTAACCAGCATCGTCAGCTATTTCATGCTTTCATAGGACAGCCGTTAGGCTGATATCTCATCATTATAATCAGTAGCAGATCAATCTTGCAAAGGACATTCTCTCCTTGAGATAGCTGCATCTGAACTCTTTTGTTTTTCAAATGCAGGTGCTACCCCCAGCCTCCACATCCATTGATGCGCGCAGCCAAAAGTGCACCTGAATGTGTTGCATTGTTTAACAGGAATCCACTCGCACTGAAGATGTCCTTCAATGTTTTAAGGGAGCAGGAAAATGGCACGGTGACAGGAGCATATTGCACCATACAGTTCATGAAAAGTTCTGGTGGGTATTATCATGGAACCCTTGGTTGGTATGATGCATAAACTATCTACTTAGCCATAAAACACTGGAGAACATGACAAAACATGTCGCTATCAAGAATAACGAGTCGACGAGTCAAGCCAAGGTTGAGACTCATAGACTAATCATGACTGGTCTAGGCTAATGCTGGACTAGTCGACATGGTACTGTAGTACTCAACTACTAACACATAGTACAGTATACAATAAAAATTGAATGCATGGTTAGTGGATGAAGAACCTGAGGCTCTGCCAATTGTAGTAGCTATTCATCAGGAAGTGGATGAAGTAATCAACTGTTCACCTATCtctacctactaataaaccagcgatcgcttctggtcgtacgtcgttagcatttttgcagaaaagtccctaagATTTGTGATAATCGAACCCGCAGTTCTCGTCATACCTCAGCCCGAACCGGTACGGCGGAGAAAAAAAAAATAGCCCGGCCACCCGCACGACCCTGCCTCCCAATCCCATCTTCTGCAGCGCGCCGCCACCTCCTGCCCAGCCCAGCCTCACCGCGCGCCNNNNNNNNNNNNNNNNNNNNNNNNNNNNNNNNNNNNNNNNNNNNNNNNNNNNNNNNNNNNNNNNNNNNNNNNNNNNNNNNNNNNNNNNNNNNNNNNNNNNNNNNNNNNNNNNNNNNNNNNNNNNNNNNNNNNNNNNNNNNNNNNNNNNNNNNNNNNNNNNNNNNNNNNNNNNNNNNNNNNNNNNNNNNNNNNNNNNNNNNNNNNNNNNNNNNNNNNNNNNNNNNNNNNNNNNNNNNNNNNNNNNNNNNNNNNNNNNNNNNNNNNNNNNNNNNNNNNNNNNNNNNNNNNNNNNNNNNNNNNNNNNNNNNNNNNNNNNNNNNNNNNNNNNNNNNNNNNNNNNNNNNNNNNNNNNNNNNNNNNNNNNNNNNNNNNNNNACGCTGCTGCTGGTGGAGTTGGGGCACGCCGGCGCTCCTGCCTCCCTGTTCCCTCCCATCCCTCCTACCACAGTCGGGGCTCTAGCCGCCCTCTTCTCGCCCCGTACCCCTCTTCCTCCATGTTCCTTCCCAACCCTTCTCCCGCAGGCTCCAACCGTGGTGGTGGGGGGCGAGCAGCTGCCGTCCGGTGGCCTGGGAAGTGAGGAGGGCGCCGGTCTAAAGCACGAGAGCTCGACGCTTGGCGACAGTACAGATCAGTTACAGCGGTGGCGATGGCCCAAAGGCAAAAGGGGATGGCTGCATGATGATCTTGTTCTGATCAATTCTGAAATAGGAATGGGGGACTACCGTGGTGGTCGCTGTTGAGGATGCTGGGTTACCTGACAGTAGGTAtgctatttcagaattattggttgGACGTACAGTCTCAAAGTCTCAACCTAGCAAGAACACTTTCATGCTGATACATTTTTTTGTCTGAAAAAATATGTAGTCCTTTTTGTCTTGGAACAATATAAATTCTGGAGCATGAACTGAAGAGAGGATACTTAAACATGTATGTGCTGAAAGGCAAATTACTTTGGAAGTTTATTGTAACTGGTATACAGTTTTGGCAGTAAAAGCGCGAGCGCCGTGAGGGATGCCAAGCAAGTTCCTGCTACGTAAAAAAAGGTTTCAAAATTTTTGTTTCTTAAATCACCTCAAAGAGATGTGTGTTTTATACTTCTTTTTGTAGAAGGATGTGCTCAGCGACACATCAAATTATTAACATGAGCTTTATGTAGATGATTTTGATTTATAAGTTGTTCAAAAATAATACTGACTGCAGTTGTCTTACTCCAGATCGTGAAGAAATACACTTTGTCTTATGAgatcagcctgattgtcatcaaaaGCAAATGTCCCTAAACAAGCAATATGCATTTATGTGCTCTGACATCTTCGTGTTACTTTTAGTGGAAAGCAGTACAAAGTGCAAATTTCACATGCCAATACTAATTATTCACCTAGCTTATGCAAATTATCCAGCATTTTCCGTTCAGATATGATCTGCTGCAAACACCATAAGTCACCACTCACCAGCACATGACCGTTCCCTCTAGAACTTTGACCGTCGTGTCATTTGATTGAGAAAGAACAAGGTGGCCGAGCGACAAACTGAACAATGTCGGAAAGCTGCAACAAACGAGTGGTGGCAGCGCATACGCTTGTTGAACTGTGGAGGCACCCATGCGCGTGCATATTTTTTCTAGCAATTCAACGTTTTATTCTCTTAATAGAACCTCAATAATCCACATTCCAAAAGTTTCACATTTACTTGCCTATGAAGATATTCTTTCTACCTTTAATAAACCAAAAGATGACTGGTTTTTCTTCTATCACATTTACTAATTCTTTCACTTTTTAGTTTTGCTTTGGAGACTAAGCTTAAAATTTTCTGACACAATTATCTCTAAAGTCTGGGCCAATCTTATTTTTCTAATTTTTGACATAGTGATATATTTTAAGACAACGGCTGGTCAACTTATCTTCTTTATATGTGATCCTGAGCTGATTTGAAGGTCCCATTTTTCTTGAGTGGCAGGCTGGTGAGCAGGACGAGGACCATAGTCCAGGGAGTGTTTGATTTCAAGAGAGATCATTGGGATTGGGGACGAGTTCATAACCATGTTCCTGTCAAGTTTTAGCAATATGGTCCAGAGAGTGGTAATTACTTGGTTAAACAAACATCTTCCAGTCTTGATATGCCTTTTCACTTTTGATTATTTGTGAGAACttttagtacgtgtccttgtcaacGCTAGAACTACTGACAACTTTGAAGCAAAATTATTCAGAGAAATTGTTCCATGGAAGAAGTTAAACGAAGATGCTATGATGCTATTATTCATTGATTGTTTGCGAGATACAGAGATAGATATATTGAAGTTTGTAATGGCTAATGGCCAAACATATGAATCTGTTCTTGATActccttttcccttttcttaaTATCATCACATAAAAATTAGAAGCTTTCTAACATATGCATATTTCAGGTTTCAGAAGAGGTAGAGAAAGCGATGTTCAGACAATTTAGTGCAGAAGCAACACCTCCAAGATGAGAAAAATGTTTCTATTTAGCCTTCTTTGCTAGCTGTGTTCCTCTGTTTTTTTTTACTGAAGTTGGTTGCCAGATTAATGCATAGTAGGTGAGTGCTTCAGGCTGTAGATTTGGCTCGCTTCCTGAGTACCTCCTGTCTCATGTGGTTAGAGCTATGCGAGTAATTATGAAGGCTTGATCACCAGGAAACATCCATGTCAATTATGTGTTCGCTGAATTTCCTTAAGCATATGGGATTCAGTTGTTTGATGAATTGCCCCCAAAAGGTTTTGATGAATTTCCTTAAGTAGGCTTCTTTTCATAATTAATATCAATAGATCTTGCTTTATCAGTACACGTGAATGTAAGGATCTGTACTATTAGTTGATGGTTTGGCAAGTAATGTAAATCTTCCAATTGACGATTCTCTAGGATTCTGAAGTCTAAGTTTCTCTCTTTCCATCCCTGTAGGGTTATCCTGGTTTTGTTAGCATCATAACTCTCAGTGAATATAAGTCCATTGTTTCCTTTTTATTGGTATGTGAGAAAAGTGGATGTGCATGCCTCCAGTCAAACAAAGACTGAATCTTACTGTAAAGCAAATTCAAACCCATTGAGACTAGCTTTTCCAAGACTTAAATTATTGAGAGTGTCACTTTTATACATCATGATTGGTGCTACAGTTATACTTAACATACAAAAGCATTCATATCTTGCTGGAAGCTGTGCTTCTCTGCTTCATACATgttttttgatgtgcaatgctgcCACTTACTACATTGCCTGCCACATGCTCCGACGGATGGCTCAGTTATGTAGCGAAATAGCGTGCTTTGAAATTTTTTTTACGAGTTTTGTTATTTTCACACGGATGGGTTCATAGATTAAGGttgcctattttgtttttgtattgtcATGGCCACAAAACTGCTATTAGTTACTTACACATTTAAACTCATATCTACAAATATGCGCATAGATTAAGTACTCATAGCGTACATTACTTGGAGAAGGAACTGCCTTCCAAGCTAAACGATTTCTATCTTACAGACATAAAAAAAATCTTCAACCCTCATTGTATATAATATATTATAAATCTTCAAACTGTATAATTATTTTGCAGGGTAACTCTCATTGTATAATATATTATATTTCCTCAACCTCAATGTATAATAAAATTATAATCTTCATGTTCTGTAATGTTTTTTTAGAGCGCGTGAAATGCGtgccatatttttatagaaggatAATGGTTGATAATCCATATTTTGTGCACTTATATTTGGTTTGATTTTATTGTTGAGATACAAGTACACTATAAACCTAACTATAGGTACTAAACATAGCCCATGCTTGATTATAGTACCGCTGTATGCTTTCTAGGTGACAGCCTAACCCATGCTTGATTATTAACACACATTATTGCTATTGAAAGCTATATTAAATCCTAAATTTGACTCTTCTGATATTGAAATGAAGGTGAGGTATGTCATCTTCCTTTGGCAGAAGAAATTATGTTTCAGTTTTGATTTTATTTTTTAATGTTCTATATGTATTTTTATTCTTAtgcttgatttttttttaaatcctATAGGAGATGCTTATATCTTTAACTTAATCGACAAATTGAAGAATGCATTCATTTCTAAGCCGTTTTGCAAAGGTTGGCTAGCTGAAATCACAATTCTCCTTCATGTTATTCCTCGACACACATTCCCATCGCTATGCATATTGGATTGGGGTGTCATttattttctcccgttgcaacgcacgggcctttttgctagtctTTCCCAAATTTCCCTAAAAAAAACTTGTCCCTCCCAAATTGAGTCGATCGACTCAAAAACCTAGACTAGTCTGGACTAGTCGAGGACTAGTCGCTCCACCGCTCAACTCAATAAGCTAGTCTACACGAAGAAGCTAGTCGACAATCTCATAATTCATGGTTGCTATAAGAATCCTATTTGTGCTACTATGAAGCAATGGTCAGGGAGGAACAAATCATGGTTTCCAACGTTTTCTGATCATCCATCAGCCTTGGTATTAATACGATTCCAAGTGACGGGCTGACGGCACAATATGGAGATATGCTACAACATAAAACCTCCAGAGCCATGTGAATATGTCAAAAAAGAACCAAAAAATCCCTAACCTAGTAAGAAACTGATATTAAATAAGAGAAGATAGGAACCACATCACCATATGTGAGCCATCCTAAATCAGAATGCTCACTAGATTTCTAGAAAAAACCTGCGGCTACAGCACTATAACTATGTGATTCCTCCACATCTTATATTTAAGTTTTTGGACACCAGCATACAGCTTGAATCAGCAATGAAGAAGGTCAACATTTTACAGTCAGGTAGTACAAATTTTGATCTAATAGGATGCATTTCACCGCTGAGCAGTGGTGAGCAGTCTTTTAAGAGACTGTCATAGATTGCAACCTAAGCTACTGCAAATGCCTTCGAACCACGGCTTCCTCAAATGATATGACTGACATGGCATAAACTAAGGATAGTCGCAACCTAAGCTACTGCAAATGCCTTTGAACCACTACTCTCTCAAATGATATGACTGACATGGCATAAACTAAGGATAGTCGCAACCTAAGCTACTGCAAATGACTTTGAACCACTACTTCCCCATTGATATGACTCACATGGTAAAGAGAGGCAAATGTACTAAGTTACTAACTACCAACAATATTTTAGGAAGATAACCAATGATGTGCCAAAAAAAAACTGACAAGGATCCAATAAAGTTCAACTGTTTCTCCTTTCTACCTGTACTAGATTTTGCTCTCTGCAATTTAACATCTCTGTATTGCCTATTTCCCTTTCGTGCATTCATATTCGCTGAATGCCCACTGTTGTGTTATAGTTCCTTTTCCAACCAAGTTATTGCCGTATTCATTTTGACAGAACCGATACCAAGTATACACACTTTACGATTAAACCAAAGACACCAAAGCACTAAGAGCGCACTGAATTATTGGACTGGAAAATATAAACGGAAGTCAATGGGCAAGCATCGGAAACCAACCCGCGTGGTGAGTGTGTAGTCCCCCTTGGCCTTCCACAGGCCGGCGCGCACGTAGCGGTCGGCCTGCGGGATCTTCCTCAGCGCGGCGATGGCGAGGCCGACGGCGAGGTCGGCGACGTCGTCGGTGAGGACGTCGGGGGTGTTGGTGACGCGGATCCCGCGCTCGCGGCACTTGGGGAGGTCGACGCGGTCGATCCCCACGGAGAAGGAGGCGACGATCTCGAGCGACGGCAGCGCGTCGATGAGCGCGGCGTCGGCGTTGTAGCTGGCGTTGCCGACGACGGCGCGGATGGCGGAGGCGTTGGCgcggaggaactcggcgcggccgtCGGGAGGGGAGTCCCAGAAGCGGAAGAGGCGGAAGCGGCGGTCGAGCTCCTGCTCCAGGTAGGCGTTCATGGGGTGCAGCAGCAGCACGCCCAGGGACTCCATCGCCATGGCCGCCGGGGGCACCgagggcggcagcggcagcggctggcTGTTGTGTGGTGGTGGGTGGGCTGCTCCGCGGTGGCTACTGGTGGGGATATGCTGATGCTCGACGCCGGCCTTGTTTGCTAGCGTCTTATCCTCTATGGGCCGCAGGTTGCAGTCCAGCCGGACAAGGACGGGCGGCCTACTGAGTTCGAGGGATGATGGTTGAGTCAGCCAACCCTAATTTTCAATTACCTAAAAAAAATGTCTCAAAAAAATACCTAAAAAAACTATTTTTTTCTCCATGTGAACATGATGACGAATGAATAAAAGCTTCACGAGATTGCCTAAAAAAAGATAGGTAGGTATACTTTTTTTTATCTAAAGAAGCAGATGTTTCTGTTAGATCGACCTAATTTTTAAGAGTTCATGTCGCTCTAGTGGATCCTATCTAACGTAGTCTTGACCTCAACCCGTCTCTCTTATGTCCATCTACTCGGCTGGTTAAAAAACAACAAGCATGATTACTCAGCGTTGATGCAATCCTAGATCGATGAAAGTGATTTTAGAGACGAGTGTCGCCCACAAAGCACAAGCCCACCTATTTTCACCATGACTTGATACAACAAAGGTCAAGACCTCATTCGGGGTTGGTCTCACACGAAAAAGACGATCTCCGTGCCTTGTACAAACTCTTAATTCTTCCACGACACTTGAAGGTTCATCGCTTAGAGGCGCACACCCTGCAAGAGTGAGAAGCAAAGCAAAGTCACAAGGATGAACTTCTTAAAAGATTTTCAATCAAACTCTCCCATGAACTCATAGAATCTCTCCCTCACAAGATAAGCTTGAAGCAGAGCGAGACTGAGCACAAAGATAGGTTCAAGAATGGGAGGGGGGTGGCCTTCAAAATATACAAGGTTCTGCTCTCTATGATCTAAAATTTCACTCAAAAATTAGCTCACAACAATTCTACGTGGTGAGAGAGTCCGTTTACAGAGACAACATTTTGTTTGCTCTGGAAAAGGCAACCGGCCCGAAAGTGACAGAGAACAATCCTTTGGTACTACCGATAGGGTCCAAAATTTGAATGGTCGAAATTCAGAAAGGAAACACATGCTCCCGAAAGTAGCAATATGCCGCGGAGATGAACATAGAAACTTATCTGTAATTACCATCTCAAGGGATTAATGCTCATGAGTATAAAAAGACATAGCATTTGACAGCAAATTAAGAAATGTGTAACTAAAGGATGATATGTAGCATAGTAAAAAGTACATTATCTTCAGTTAGACATGATCGATTCATCTCTTTGGCATTGTCAAGAAGAAGATAAACACTCATCTCATTTTCTCTCTTCATACATGAATAGAAGGTTGTCCTGTTGTCATGATATCTATGGCAGATAATTAGCGGAAGCAATCGTCTGTCACAAGTATTGCAAAAATAAACTATGAGGACATCTTGCTATGAAGTTATGCACAGATTACAATagtttctgaaccaaggcaaagccCCATCAGGAAAACACATGTGAGCAACTCCTACAGAAAAAGCAACTGAAAGCACGAGCTGTGCCAATGATGTACAGACTACAGCTAAATCTCCACGACAGGGCAAGAACCTCTCCTACTTCCCATCTTTCTCTGGTCAGTTTACCAGCATTTCGAAAACAGCCTCCTCAATGAGCGAGGACAGAACGTCCTCCCCGGCATCCCTTACCCAGCACTCCGTTTCCTCCATGCAGATCCAGTCCTGCCACCCCATGTCCCATGCGCTGTTGATCGACGGGTCTGCGCATCCGAGATCCCTCTCCAGCTTCATGGACATGCTGTCTTTGGTGCCACTGCCATGGTCGTCTTTGTCGTCGGTGTAGCTCTTCAGCTTCCGAGTCCCATCGCCGATATCACCTAGCAATGCCTCCAGGGAGAAGTATGGTGTTGCTCCGCATTTCTGGGTCCTGTATCCAGTGTAATATAGGCTGTTCTGCTGACGATGTTTTCGTTCCAGCTGCTCCATTGCTATGTCCACGTAGAGTTCATGGTCTCCCATTTCAGCCTTGCCGGTATCCTTGTATTGCTCGATCAGATGGTCGTAATCGTATGCGTCAGTGCCTATGAGCTGTGCTGCTTGGTTAACGAATGACTTGCTGCTTAGGAGAAACAAACTCATCTCATCTTTTATTTCAACTTCCTTTTTTGGTGTTATGTTTATTGGTGGGCTGCTTTGGCTGGAAATCAGTGAAGCTTCACTGGACCCGCTAAAATCTTCATGGGCATCTGCCATGAAAAGGAATTGTTAGTGCCAGAACTTCTTCTCTTTTTTGCAAGGGAGAGAATTCTTCTCTCATCAAGAAATATTAATATGTAACCCACAAACAAAATCATGGTAATCCTTTTTAATAAATGGCTGTGTGCATCGGAATGATGCATAGgccgggggtaatcctccttttctaaaaaaacaaacaaaaccatggcactcCCTTGGTTGCTAAATATAGGCCATCCTAGAAACCGTGCAGTCAAATATTCTTAAATTAGAGCATAAAATTGTAAGATTGTGTACGTGAATTCAGTATCACCAAATTTGCTAATTGCTATGTGAAACCTTTTCTCAAAACCATAAAATAACACAAATCAGCAGTAGATGTAGCACTTCGTGTGAACCATTTTCATTGTAAACCCGAACCAAGGCACCTGGAAGTAAACTGTAATTCCTTTCTGGCCAGTTCATTCACATATCAGCAGTAGATTGGACTTAACTATTGGATATTTGGATGTCATTCCTACTTTTGGCCTTTTGATAACAGTGATATAAATAAAACCGATGAAAGTTTGGTGATTATTACCATCGATGGAAGGTTCTGTGTCCCAATCAGCACTCTGGCAGCTTTCATCACTAGGTGTCGCACTATGTTCTGTGGATGGACAATCAGTTCGGATGAACTCTCTGTGCACCTCATATGCCTGCATTGTGAGCAAAAAAGGTCCAAGGACATAAGTGTTTGAACCAACCATTTCATTCAAGGTACGCCTGATTTAACTGAAAAGCTTTAAATCAAATATTTGAATAGCTTTCAAAGAATACTTAATTTACAAATCTGGAGATTTCGATTTCAAAAGGTTCTCGCTTTGTGGTCATTCTTTTACCAGCTTCAAGGTAGTTTCGTGTCTCAGATAGTATGAAAGATTTTCAGGCTATGCTTATAGTGAAGGATgcttaccacaatgtcatcaataGTTGAGTTGTTGACATTTCTACTTGACACTATCTTCTCTCTGGAACTACCAGGTGTTCTTCGTAAGATTGGCTTCATTGTACGGCATGTTGAAGGATTGCTACTTGATGCAACCGATTTCTTATCAGTTTTTCTCACTAGTTTACTGTGAGAAGCTGATGCTGCCGTAGCCTTCACATCCTTCCTCCTTTCTCCCTTCCTATCAGGCAAATGATATTTCTGTTTATTGCTGCTTCTATTGCTGATCTCAGTTTTTTGTTCTATGCGCTGCTTTCGAGTTATATGAGATACAACCTTCACATCCTTGGGGGATTTGGTTTGAGCTTGGCCCATCCTTTGTTCTCTTTGGATTGATTTCGCTGAACCAACTTCAGTAGCCGCAGAGGTATCTTGCGAAGGAAGGGTGTCCTCATGAAAATAAGGAAAATTCATCTGAACATTGCACTGCTGGACCTTGTGCACATCAGAATTCATGGTATTTAAAAGCCTCTTGACTTGAATTGTCTTCATCATCTCTTGCCCTGCCTTCCCATTACGCTGAGAGTCCTTTCCTAATGATTGCCTTGGTAGCTTTTCTGCCGGTGGTGGTTTTGACTTAGGCATGTCAATATCAAACTGTGCCCTTGGTGAACTTACTGTCTTGAGTGTCTCGTCTTTCTTGGCGGTATTTCCCTTGTGTGGGGGCAAACCTTCAAGGCCCATGAGCCTTGCTACCAAACTCGGCTTTTTATTTGTTGGTACCAAACTTGGGGTTTTGGACTTGTCAGGTTGCACAGGTGGACAGGATGATGATCTTGGCACCA
The Triticum dicoccoides isolate Atlit2015 ecotype Zavitan chromosome 3A, WEW_v2.0, whole genome shotgun sequence genome window above contains:
- the LOC119267672 gene encoding uncharacterized protein LOC119267672; the protein is MPQDSFRSVVCRSLSKSHPSSSRSKDGSYLERTQCDAPYVVTLQPTVCRSCQSQDWRPSQSNREERSILSQRDYVMGSTLSRHFAEDLLRGAMDLQDSLVMLEKFQTVSQSMRQSTKQRRPGNDEESLDVTGIREALFEASIAKKLVPGSVSSRFDGQLRNSTDELKRVIKDSLYRAKLLSVASNGEQLASLSQSSRSTPNSTAVSKSTKEKKVVPRSSSCPPVQPDKSKTPSLVPTNKKPSLVARLMGLEGLPPHKGNTAKKDETLKTVSSPRAQFDIDMPKSKPPPAEKLPRQSLGKDSQRNGKAGQEMMKTIQVKRLLNTMNSDVHKVQQCNVQMNFPYFHEDTLPSQDTSAATEVGSAKSIQREQRMGQAQTKSPKDVKVVSHITRKQRIEQKTEISNRSSNKQKYHLPDRKGERRKDVKATAASASHSKLVRKTDKKSVASSSNPSTCRTMKPILRRTPGSSREKIVSSRNVNNSTIDDIVAYEVHREFIRTDCPSTEHSATPSDESCQSADWDTEPSIDDAHEDFSGSSEASLISSQSSPPINITPKKEVEIKDEMSLFLLSSKSFVNQAAQLIGTDAYDYDHLIEQYKDTGKAEMGDHELYVDIAMEQLERKHRQQNSLYYTGYRTQKCGATPYFSLEALLGDIGDGTRKLKSYTDDKDDHGSGTKDSMSMKLERDLGCADPSINSAWDMGWQDWICMEETECWVRDAGEDVLSSLIEEAVFEMLVN
- the LOC119267671 gene encoding glyoxylate/hydroxypyruvate/pyruvate reductase 2KGR-like isoform X2, which encodes MAMESLGVLLLHPMNAYLEQELDRRFRLFRFWDSPPDGRAEFLRANASAIRAVVGNASYNADAALIDALPSLEIVASFSVGIDRVDLPKCRERGIRVTNTPDVLTDDVADLAVGLAIAALRKIPQADRYVRAGLWKAKGDYTLTTRFSGKRVAILGLGRIGLAIAKRAEAFGCSISYHSRSEKSFPNYKFFTNVVDLAANCDVLVVACSLNAETHHIVNRKVMDALGSDGVLINIGRGAHVDEPELVSALVEKRLGAAGLDVFEHEPFAPEQLFSLDNVVLVPHVGSDTEETCKAMADLVLKNLEAHALNKPLLTPVI